One window of the Ictidomys tridecemlineatus isolate mIctTri1 chromosome 11, mIctTri1.hap1, whole genome shotgun sequence genome contains the following:
- the LOC144368320 gene encoding myomegalin-like: MNNSRSLLLWLSFSELDSNDPSGMKNSLKLEGDSMDGSFANKHGRHIIGHIDDYTALREQIAEGKQLVEQIQSLLTPTCNFLGLEAQGSEAPGSKCFYELRSSAHALQRTLDESASLLTMFWRAALPSIHGPGLPGKVNESMERELLDLRAQVSKQEKLLESTAERLKTANQQKENMEQFIVSQLTRTHEVLKKARTNLERKQRFHLTQSQSLLQIHHHLTSAL; encoded by the exons ATGAATAACAGCAGATCTTTATTATTGTGGCTTTCTTTTTCAGAGCTGGATTCAAATgatccttcaggaatgaagaactCTCTGAAGCTAGAGGGTGATTCTATGGATGGCTCCTTCGCCAACAAGCATGGCCGCCACATCATAGGCCACATTGATGACTATACTGCTCTCAGAGAGCAGATTGCGGAGGGGAAACAGCTGGTTGAACAGATCCAGTCTCTCCTGACACCCACATGCAACTTCCTGGGCCTTGAAGCTCAGGGCTCAGAG GCACCAGGCAGCAAATGTTTCTATGAGCTAAGAAGCAGTGCTCATGCCCTGCAGCGCACCCTAGATGAGTCAGCCTCGCTCCTGACCATGTTTTGGAGAGCAGCTTTACCAAGTATCCATGGCCCTGGGCTGCCTGGCAAAGTG AATGAATCAATGGAAAGGGAGCTCCTGGATCTGCGAGCCCAAGTATCTAAACAGGAGAAGCTCCTTGAGAGCACAGCTGAGCGTCTGAAGACTGCTAACCAGCAGAAGGAGAACATGGAGCAGTTCATTGTTAGCCAGC tgacCAGGACACATGAAGTTTTGAAGAAGGCAAGGACTAACTTGGAGCGAAAGCAACGATTTCATCTTACACAGTCACAGAGCCTGCTTCAAATACATCACCATCTGACATCAGCTCT